The Luteolibacter sp. Y139 genome includes the window CGGCGTCCTGAAGGGACGCGAGACGTGGTGGGCCCTCATCACCCATGCATCGCCGACCGCAAACTTCCCTTTCCTTCCCCTCAGATCCGCCGTAGCTCCCCGCCATGCCTGAACTGCCCATCCTCTACATCAAGCCCGGCTGCCCCTGGTGCGATGACGTCGTCAACTACCTCTCCAAAAAGAAGGTCCCCGTCAAAATCATGGTCGTCTCCGGCAACCGCGAAGCCATGCAGGAAATGATCGACCTCTCTGGCCAATCGAAGGCCCCCACCATGGACTGGCACGGCGAAGTCCTCGCCGACTTCGGTGT containing:
- a CDS encoding glutaredoxin family protein, with product MPELPILYIKPGCPWCDDVVNYLSKKKVPVKIMVVSGNREAMQEMIDLSGQSKAPTMDWHGEVLADFGVEELVPFLQERNAI